A genomic region of Rhodanobacter sp. contains the following coding sequences:
- a CDS encoding TMEM175 family protein translates to MDKGRLEAFSDGVLAIIITIMVLELKVPHGAGWEVLAAQWPVFLSYVLSFVYVGIYWNNHHHFLHAAKKVDGRVLWANLHLLFWLSLMPVATGWMGENAFARLPVAVYGFVLLMCAIAWLPLQYSLICANGGKTSLLAQALGGDWKGKVAVTMYLGGILLAFVAPWVSCLFYATVAAIWFIPDRRIESRIKQ, encoded by the coding sequence ATGGACAAGGGGCGTCTTGAAGCGTTCAGCGACGGCGTGCTGGCCATCATCATCACCATCATGGTGCTGGAGTTGAAGGTGCCGCACGGCGCGGGCTGGGAGGTGCTGGCCGCGCAGTGGCCGGTGTTCCTCAGCTACGTCCTGAGCTTCGTCTACGTGGGCATCTACTGGAACAACCACCACCACTTCCTGCATGCTGCGAAGAAGGTGGACGGCCGCGTGCTGTGGGCCAATCTGCACCTGCTGTTCTGGCTGTCGCTGATGCCGGTGGCCACGGGGTGGATGGGCGAGAACGCGTTCGCCCGGTTGCCGGTGGCGGTCTACGGCTTCGTGTTGCTGATGTGCGCCATCGCCTGGTTGCCGCTGCAATACAGCCTGATCTGCGCCAACGGCGGCAAGACCTCGCTGCTGGCGCAGGCGTTAGGGGGCGACTGGAAAGGCAAGGTCGCCGTCACCATGTACCTGGGAGGCATCCTGCTGGCGTTCGTGGCGCCGTGGGTGTCGTGTCTGTTTTATGCCACGGTGGCAGCGATCTGGTTCATTCCTGATCGGCGCATCGAATCGCGGATCAAGCAATGA
- the dapB gene encoding 4-hydroxy-tetrahydrodipicolinate reductase, translating into MTSSPIRLAINGASGRMGQALLSLLREDGRFELAHAVVSPGSVHDGEPVWLGQPLRYARDWSRTPALDVVIDFSGPAGLATALEHCLARGIPLVTGTTGLDADLQARLDAAGSRIALLRAANFSLGVALLMRLLREAAAALPDWDLEIVEAHHGRKQDAPSGTALALGHAAAAARDATLENSAVYSREGRTGERVPGSIGFAVVRGGDIVGEHQALLIGAGERLELGHRATDRAIFARGALQAAHWLVGRAAGHWRLEDVLASPG; encoded by the coding sequence ATGACCAGCTCGCCGATCCGCCTTGCCATCAACGGCGCCTCCGGCCGCATGGGGCAGGCCTTGCTGTCGCTGTTGCGCGAGGACGGGCGCTTCGAGCTGGCGCATGCGGTGGTGTCGCCGGGATCGGTGCACGATGGCGAACCGGTCTGGCTGGGGCAGCCCCTGCGTTATGCGCGCGACTGGTCGCGCACGCCCGCGCTGGACGTGGTGATCGACTTCAGCGGTCCGGCCGGCCTCGCCACCGCGCTGGAGCATTGCCTGGCGCGTGGCATTCCGCTGGTCACCGGCACCACCGGCCTCGATGCCGACCTGCAGGCGCGGCTGGACGCCGCCGGCTCGCGCATCGCGCTGTTGCGCGCGGCGAATTTCAGCCTGGGCGTGGCGCTGCTGATGCGGTTGCTGCGCGAGGCTGCCGCCGCGTTGCCGGATTGGGACCTGGAAATCGTCGAGGCCCATCACGGCCGCAAACAGGATGCGCCCTCGGGCACGGCGCTGGCCTTGGGCCACGCCGCCGCCGCCGCGCGCGACGCCACGCTGGAAAACTCCGCGGTCTACAGCCGCGAAGGGCGCACAGGCGAACGCGTTCCCGGCAGCATCGGCTTTGCCGTCGTGCGCGGCGGAGACATCGTGGGCGAGCACCAGGCGCTGCTGATCGGTGCGGGCGAGCGGCTGGAACTGGGGCACCGCGCCACCGACCGGGCGATCTTCGCGCGCGGCGCGTTGCAGGCGGCGCATTGGCTGGTCGGCCGTGCCGCAGGGCATTGGCGGCTGGAAGACGTGCTCGCATCGCCGGGTTGA
- the dnaJ gene encoding molecular chaperone DnaJ: MSKRDYYEVLSVERTVTEVELKKSFRRLAMKYHPDRNPDDPAAQEKFKEAKEAYEVLSDAQKRAMYDQYGHAAFEGGMGGRGGAGGFGDMGDIFGDIFGDIFGGGRGRQPRRGADLRYIMELDLEDAVFGVERKIEIPTQVNCHHCNGSGSADGKTTTCKTCNGHGRVRMQNGIFSIQQACPHCGGSGQTIEKPCKPCHGEGRLEETRTLSVKIPAGVDNGDRIRLTGQGEAGPAGAPAGDLYVEVRVREHRIFQREGNDLYCEVPIRFSQAALGAELPVPTLEGEVPITIPPETQTGQTFRLRGRGVKSVRNGRAGDLICRVVVETPVRLTKQQRELLEQLEASFNEGKAEEHMPRAHSWFDGVRQFWSKVTS, translated from the coding sequence ATGAGCAAGCGTGATTACTACGAAGTCCTCAGTGTCGAACGCACGGTCACCGAGGTCGAACTGAAGAAGTCCTTCCGCCGCCTGGCGATGAAGTACCACCCGGACCGCAACCCGGACGATCCCGCGGCGCAGGAGAAGTTCAAGGAGGCCAAGGAGGCCTACGAGGTGCTTTCCGACGCGCAGAAGCGCGCCATGTACGACCAGTACGGCCACGCCGCCTTCGAGGGCGGCATGGGCGGCCGCGGCGGTGCCGGCGGTTTCGGCGACATGGGCGATATCTTCGGCGACATCTTCGGCGACATCTTCGGCGGCGGCCGGGGCCGCCAGCCGCGCCGGGGCGCCGACCTGCGCTACATCATGGAACTTGACCTCGAGGACGCCGTGTTCGGCGTCGAGCGCAAGATCGAGATTCCCACCCAGGTCAATTGCCATCACTGCAACGGCAGCGGTTCGGCCGACGGCAAGACGACCACCTGCAAGACCTGCAACGGCCATGGCCGCGTGCGCATGCAGAACGGCATCTTCTCGATCCAGCAAGCATGCCCGCATTGCGGCGGCAGCGGCCAGACGATCGAGAAACCGTGCAAGCCATGTCATGGCGAAGGCCGGCTCGAAGAAACCCGCACGTTGTCGGTGAAGATTCCCGCCGGCGTGGACAACGGCGACCGCATCCGCCTCACCGGCCAGGGCGAAGCCGGCCCGGCCGGCGCGCCGGCCGGCGACCTGTACGTGGAAGTACGCGTGCGCGAGCACAGGATCTTCCAGCGCGAGGGCAACGACCTTTACTGCGAAGTGCCGATCCGCTTCTCGCAGGCGGCGTTGGGCGCCGAGTTGCCGGTGCCCACGCTGGAAGGCGAAGTGCCGATCACCATTCCGCCGGAGACCCAGACCGGACAGACCTTCCGTCTGCGCGGGCGTGGCGTGAAATCGGTGCGCAACGGTCGCGCCGGCGACCTGATCTGCCGCGTGGTGGTGGAGACCCCGGTGCGCCTCACCAAACAGCAGCGCGAATTGCTGGAGCAGCTCGAAGCCAGCTTCAACGAGGGCAAGGCCGAAGAGCACATGCCGCGTGCGCACAGCTGGTTCGATGGCGTGCGGCAATTCTGGTCGAAGGTGACTTCCTGA
- the dnaK gene encoding molecular chaperone DnaK produces MGKIIGIDLGTTNSCVSVMDGSATKVIENAEGDRTTPSIVAFSKDGEVLVGAPAKRQGVTNPKNTFYAVKRLIGRKFTDAEVQKDLHIVPYGIVANDNGDAWVQTADGKKMAPPEVSAKVLMKMKKTAEDYLGEPVTEAVITVPAYFNDSQRQATKDAGRIAGLEVKRIINEPTAAALAYGLDKKGGDRKIAVYDLGGGTFDVSIIEIAEVDGEKQFEVLATNGDTFLGGEDFDMRVIDYLVEEFQKDQGIDLRKDPLALQRLKDAAERAKIELSSSHQTEVNLPYVTADASGPKHLNIKLTRAKLEALVEDLVKRTIDPCRTALNDAGLRVSDIDEVILVGGQTRMPKVQESVKDFFGKEPRKDVNPDEAVAVGAAIQGGVLGGSVKDVLLLDVTPLSLGIETMGGVMTKLIEKNTTVPTKAAQTFSTADDNQTAVTVHVLQGERERANANKSLGKFDLQGIDPAPRGMPQIEVTFDIDANGILHVSAKDKKTGKEQKIEIKAGSGLSEEEIARMVADAEANKEEDRKFHELVGTRNKADQLVHATRSALKEHGGKVGAQIGSIEEALSELEKVKDGDDKALIESKISKLEQAAQALYAAAQGGPADAGAQAGPHGSAQPDDVVDAEFTEVKDDKK; encoded by the coding sequence ATGGGCAAGATCATCGGCATCGACCTGGGCACCACCAATTCCTGCGTGTCCGTGATGGACGGCAGCGCCACCAAGGTCATCGAGAACGCGGAAGGCGACCGCACCACGCCGTCCATCGTGGCCTTCAGCAAGGACGGCGAGGTGCTGGTCGGTGCCCCGGCCAAGCGCCAGGGCGTGACCAATCCCAAGAACACCTTCTACGCGGTGAAGCGCCTGATCGGCCGCAAGTTCACCGACGCCGAGGTGCAGAAGGACCTCCACATCGTGCCCTACGGCATCGTCGCCAACGACAACGGCGACGCCTGGGTGCAGACCGCCGACGGCAAGAAGATGGCGCCGCCGGAAGTCTCCGCGAAGGTGCTGATGAAGATGAAGAAGACCGCCGAGGACTACCTCGGCGAGCCGGTCACCGAAGCCGTCATCACGGTGCCTGCCTACTTCAACGACAGCCAGCGCCAGGCGACCAAGGACGCTGGCCGCATCGCCGGCCTGGAAGTGAAGCGCATCATCAACGAGCCGACCGCGGCCGCGCTGGCCTATGGCCTGGACAAGAAGGGCGGCGACCGCAAGATCGCGGTGTACGACCTGGGTGGCGGCACCTTCGACGTGTCGATCATCGAGATCGCCGAAGTCGACGGCGAGAAGCAGTTCGAGGTGCTGGCCACCAACGGCGACACCTTCCTCGGCGGCGAGGACTTCGACATGCGCGTCATCGACTACCTGGTCGAGGAGTTCCAGAAGGACCAGGGCATCGACCTGCGCAAGGACCCGCTGGCCCTGCAGCGCCTGAAGGACGCCGCCGAGCGCGCCAAGATCGAGCTGTCGTCCTCGCACCAGACCGAGGTGAACCTGCCCTACGTCACCGCCGACGCCAGCGGCCCGAAGCACCTCAACATCAAGCTGACCCGCGCCAAGCTGGAAGCGCTGGTGGAAGACCTGGTCAAGCGCACCATCGACCCGTGCCGCACCGCGCTCAACGACGCCGGTCTGCGCGTGTCCGACATCGACGAGGTGATCCTGGTCGGCGGCCAGACCCGCATGCCCAAGGTACAGGAGTCGGTGAAGGACTTCTTCGGCAAGGAGCCGCGCAAGGACGTCAACCCGGACGAGGCCGTTGCCGTCGGCGCAGCGATCCAGGGCGGCGTGCTGGGCGGTTCGGTGAAGGACGTGCTGCTGCTCGACGTGACCCCGCTGTCGCTGGGCATCGAGACCATGGGCGGCGTGATGACCAAGCTGATCGAGAAGAACACCACGGTGCCGACCAAGGCGGCGCAGACCTTCTCCACCGCCGACGACAACCAGACCGCGGTGACCGTGCACGTGCTGCAGGGCGAGCGCGAGCGCGCCAACGCCAACAAGTCGCTGGGCAAGTTCGACCTGCAGGGCATCGATCCGGCGCCGCGCGGCATGCCGCAGATCGAGGTGACCTTCGACATCGACGCCAACGGCATCCTGCACGTGTCGGCCAAGGACAAGAAGACCGGCAAGGAACAGAAGATCGAGATCAAGGCCGGCTCGGGCCTTTCCGAGGAAGAGATCGCCCGCATGGTCGCGGACGCCGAGGCCAACAAGGAAGAGGACAGGAAGTTCCACGAACTGGTGGGCACCCGCAACAAGGCCGACCAGCTGGTGCACGCCACCCGCAGCGCGCTGAAGGAGCACGGCGGCAAAGTCGGCGCGCAGATCGGCAGCATCGAAGAGGCGCTGTCGGAGCTGGAGAAGGTCAAGGACGGCGACGACAAGGCGTTGATCGAGTCGAAGATCTCCAAGCTGGAGCAGGCCGCGCAGGCGCTGTATGCCGCCGCCCAGGGCGGCCCCGCCGATGCCGGCGCGCAGGCCGGCCCGCACGGCTCGGCCCAGCCCGACGACGTGGTGGACGCCGAGTTCACCGAGGTGAAGGACGACAAGAAGTAA
- a CDS encoding sodium:calcium antiporter: protein MLPTLALFLVSAGAIYLACEYFVNGVEWLGRRLGLGATATGTVLAAFGTALPESAVTFVAVIFGKTASARDIGVGAAMGGPLVLATIAYAVVGVALWSNRKRLGRVDERVRVDHRRLARDQAWFLAIFVFKVGLGLVAFAVKPLLGVLFLLAYALYVWREVRSEDTAPEDEDIEPLKLRPHDAEPAMRWVAAQALAALAVIAVASRVFVGQLEAIGDAFALPPHLVALVLSPVATELPETLNALIWVRQGKERLALANISGAMMIQATIPSALAIFATPWLFDTPLIVSGALTAAAIVYLWWLFRRGRVIARRLLPVGLLYGVFAAFVVWHFAR, encoded by the coding sequence ATGCTGCCAACCCTTGCCTTGTTCCTGGTTTCCGCCGGCGCGATCTATCTCGCCTGCGAGTATTTCGTCAACGGCGTCGAATGGCTGGGACGCCGGCTCGGGCTGGGCGCCACCGCCACCGGCACGGTGCTGGCGGCGTTCGGCACGGCCTTGCCCGAGAGTGCCGTCACCTTCGTCGCGGTGATCTTCGGCAAGACCGCCTCCGCGCGGGACATCGGCGTGGGTGCCGCGATGGGCGGTCCGCTTGTGCTGGCCACGATCGCTTACGCCGTGGTGGGCGTCGCGTTGTGGAGCAACCGCAAACGGCTGGGGCGCGTCGACGAGCGGGTGCGCGTCGATCACCGGCGGCTGGCGCGCGACCAGGCGTGGTTTCTGGCGATCTTCGTGTTCAAGGTCGGGCTCGGCCTGGTGGCGTTCGCGGTCAAGCCCCTGTTGGGCGTGCTTTTCCTGCTGGCCTATGCGCTGTACGTGTGGCGCGAGGTGCGCAGCGAGGACACGGCGCCGGAAGACGAGGACATCGAGCCGCTGAAGTTGCGCCCGCACGACGCCGAACCCGCGATGCGCTGGGTGGCGGCACAGGCGCTCGCGGCGCTCGCCGTGATCGCCGTGGCCTCGCGCGTGTTCGTGGGGCAACTGGAGGCGATCGGCGATGCTTTCGCCTTGCCGCCGCATCTGGTGGCGCTGGTGCTGAGCCCGGTGGCGACCGAATTGCCGGAGACGCTGAACGCGCTGATCTGGGTACGTCAGGGCAAGGAGCGCCTCGCACTGGCCAATATTTCCGGCGCGATGATGATACAGGCCACCATTCCCAGCGCGCTGGCGATTTTCGCCACGCCCTGGTTGTTCGACACGCCGCTGATCGTGTCGGGCGCGCTCACCGCTGCCGCCATCGTTTATCTCTGGTGGCTGTTCCGGCGCGGCCGCGTGATCGCGCGGCGGTTGTTGCCGGTCGGCCTGCTGTATGGCGTGTTCGCGGCCTTCGTGGTCTGGCATTTCGCCCGTTGA
- the grpE gene encoding nucleotide exchange factor GrpE — MQNNDPNSAQGADAASEAISADLDALNARVAELEASNTELRETVLREKAELENQRRRLHRDLEQARRFANEKLLNDLLPVFDGLESGLAVETADVAAMREGLGLTLKSLQKVGESHGLAQVDPLGQPLDPERHHAVSMVESPGAAAGTVVSVLQKGYVLNDRLLRPALVAVAKD, encoded by the coding sequence ATGCAGAACAACGACCCGAACTCGGCGCAGGGCGCGGATGCCGCCAGCGAGGCGATCAGCGCCGACCTGGATGCGCTCAATGCCCGCGTGGCCGAGCTGGAAGCAAGCAATACCGAGCTGCGCGAAACCGTGCTGCGCGAGAAGGCCGAGCTGGAAAACCAGCGCCGCCGCCTGCATCGCGACCTCGAGCAGGCCCGCCGTTTCGCCAACGAGAAACTGCTGAACGATCTGCTCCCCGTGTTCGACGGCCTGGAAAGCGGGCTCGCGGTGGAAACCGCCGACGTGGCGGCGATGCGCGAGGGCCTGGGCCTCACCCTGAAGTCGCTGCAGAAGGTGGGCGAGAGCCACGGCCTGGCCCAGGTCGATCCGCTGGGCCAGCCGCTCGATCCGGAACGCCACCATGCCGTGAGCATGGTCGAGTCGCCGGGCGCGGCGGCGGGCACCGTGGTCAGCGTGCTGCAGAAGGGCTATGTGCTCAACGACCGCCTGCTGCGCCCCGCGCTGGTGGCCGTGGCGAAAGACTGA